The following DNA comes from Triticum aestivum cultivar Chinese Spring chromosome 3D, IWGSC CS RefSeq v2.1, whole genome shotgun sequence.
TCGGTCGGTGCATGAGACTCAATATACTCCTTGGGGGACATCCGAGAAATCTAATCTCGGTTAGAATTGAGCAAGTGTGTGAATTGCCGCAGAATCCAAATGGGGGCACAGAGAAGAGGCTTCGTTCACCTCTGCGCTTGCGCTTGCGCTTGCGACTGGTAGAACCTGCCGATGCGGCCGCGGTTGGGAGGCTTGGGCTTGGCGGGCTTCTTGTTCCGGCGCAGGCCGGCGACCTCCTGCACGAGCGGGACGTGCGCCAGCACCGTCCTCCACGCCACATACCAGCCTGGGGGATCTCAATCAGGAAACCAGCCAGACGAGAGAAAAAAAAGGGGGGTTGGCCGCCGTACGTACTCAGGAGGATGAATGAGAGGGCAAAGAAGATGGCGAGGACGGGGCGGAGGACGAATAGTTCGGCGAGCTCCCACGCCGTCTCGGCCATGGCGCCACCGGCCTTCcttggggagggagggagggagaggagaggatcGAAGGGGCAACAGAGAAGAAAGAATCTCGTTCCGTGCGAGGAGAGGTCCATGAGTCCATGACATGCGGGTCCGTCATAGGCTAAGAGATTGCTCCCCC
Coding sequences within:
- the LOC123073968 gene encoding uncharacterized protein, translated to MAETAWELAELFVLRPVLAIFFALSFILLSWYVAWRTVLAHVPLVQEVAGLRRNKKPAKPKPPNRGRIGRFYQSQAQAQAQR